TAAGGAAGCCAGCAGACGTTAGAGAGGGAATGAACACCCAGCAGGTATCTAATTGTGATGTTCTTTAGATGGGTCAAATATCGGAGACTGGGGCAAGTATTGGCTTCATGCAGGGGACACTGGACACATAACGGTACACGTTAGCGTTACCACACTGCTGCAATTGAGAACATATTAAGTTTATACAAGCTACACTTGTTATGTTCGGTTTGCCAAGACAGATCTGACCACTGACATAACTAACGATAAGCTAAATAAAAAGGCTTCAATATGAGACAAAAACAAGTCATTATTACCACGCAGACAGTGTTTAGGACCACTCTTAATGTTATGGTGTTCTGATGATAATCAACAGATTTATCCTAAAATAAGTCAAATCTCTCAGATTTTAGTTGTGTTCTTTCAGTCCAACATCTGACAAACAGGCAGTACATTAACTCTACATCACTTGTTGTATGATGACTGATTGACAGGCTCCAAGAAGCGGGCACGGTGGCTTCTGGCTCGTCGCATTTTCTCCCCTTCCTGCCCCAACCTGCGGATCCCCAACAGGTTTCTGAGAGAAGGTGCTGAAAGTAGGACCTCCCCATCAGACTGTTCTTCAAAAAAGATaaactgtgaatgtgtgatcCCACTCATGTTGAATGCATACTGTGCGCTGTAACTGGAAAGTTGTAAAACCCACAAAGTGCTACAGGTTTCACTTGTATTTCGGGCATCAATTCTTTGCTTGCATCTCTAATTCCTTTACTATCTACATCTTGGACTCTTAACATTTGGTCTCGAACCTGTTCCTCCCACAGGACATTGTGTACCCCATGCCCGGAGCGGACACCGCTGTGTTGCAGACAGCACCAACCTGTATGTGTTTGGCGGCTTCAACCCAGACTTTGAGGAGGCAGGCGGTTCAGAGAATGAAGACTACCCTCTTTTCAGGGAGCTGTGGCGGTTTCATTTTGCCACAGCCACCTGGCAGCAGATCCACACAGAGGGTTACATGCCCACAGAGCTGGCCTCTATGTCAGGTAAGGTATTGGTGTGCTGGACTTTTGTTTCTTATCAGAATTAAACCCCTGCACACAACCACATGTTATCCTTTTAGGAAAATATACTGGTCCTATTTAAAGGTACTCTGTTGAGTTTATGACCACTAATACGACTATGGGGTGTCAAGTTTCAAGAGGTATCTGCACAAAGATGACACAATACTAATCCTGCCAATGGTTTCAAACTATTCCCCTGATCTACAGGTGGCAGTAATGTGCCAACAAATGGGGCGTCAAGTTTCAAGAGGTATCTGAGGGAAGAAGATGACTGCTAATGTGTAAACAATGCTAGTTTCAAACTAAACATCTGCTTTTCAATTGTTTAGGGAGGAAGAAAATGTAATCAACACAATTGTTAATGCTCAAGGTCCACACTGAATTGTtggcaaaaaaacacagacagaaacattgGTTTCTCTAAGTTGGCTGACATACTGGAAACATTCAGTGTAGTAAAATGCAATTAAGTAATCAGATTACAGTTCTTCCTGCAGGACCCTTTTAGTTTACTTTGGATACAAGTGAAGGCAGAAAGACCCACAAACAAGCATCAACTGAAGGAGGCTGCCGTAAAAGCCTGGCAAAGAATCTCAACGGAGGAAACTCAGCGTTTGGTGATGATTAGTAGAAGACTTCAGGCAATCATTGACTGCAAAGGATTTTCCTTCAAGTATTAAAAATGATCATCATAGTCACTATTATGTTAGCTTGTCCACTTACTTCTGAACCTCTAAAAATGTGGGGAACTGTAAAAATGCCTGTAATTACTAAACAGTTGATGACATATTTTTGTTATAGCTATTGAAATTAAGCTGAAAGTGTACAGTTCAACAACATATGACTGCGTCATTTCAAACGGTTTTGTCACAGTCCAAATATTTATGGCCCTGACTATATATGCTGGTTGAACACGAGCAACAAACATGGGAAccaattcattaaaacattgcATCTATGGTGTCACTAGTGGTCAAAATTCCCAGGAGACTTTTAATACTGTATTTTTGAAGCTGCAACTCGAAGCTTCAGGGAGTGAGATGTTCCAATATGTAGTTTTGAACCAACCGTGTAAGGGATTCTAGGCGAGATGTTAAACTGTAGTAGAGACAGGTTGTTTATGTCTCTCTCAACCACAGCTGTTTTACATGGCAACAACCTGCTTGTATTTGGTGGCACTGGGATTCCATTTGGTGAAAACAACGGCAATGACGTCCATGTTTGCAATGTTCAGTATAAAGGATGGAATCTGCTCAACTGCAGAGGGAAGAAACCCAACAAGATCTACGGACAGGTAACAGTGTTTGTCTCTGTCAACATAAAgtcttaatttatttttaaatgatttggcCGGAGTATGTAGCTGTGTATTCCATCAAACAACATCTATAAGTGTGCTCTGTTTCCAGGCCATGGTCATCATTAATGGCTACCTCTACGTGTTTGGTGGGACTACAGGCTACCTTTACAGTACCAACCTGCACCGGCTGGACCTGACCACCAGAGAGTGGACCCACCTCAAACCCAACAATGCACCTTCAGATCTACCGGAGGAGAGGTGAGACGGCAAGCATTGTGTTAAGAACTAGAGCATAGCAGGGCCCTTGCGCAGTATGGAATTTGATTATAGTAATTTCTAGGTTTTGATGGGTATCTAAAAAGTATgacaaaaatatttgtttcccTGGTTCTGTTTTAAAAATTATAGAATTCAATACTtaattttttgtgtgtttttcctgttgATTTGGCGCAGGCAGCCACAGTTTACCACTGTGTGAGAGTGCAGGCCAGAGCAAGCTCAATGTTGCTAAAAGCAAGGCAAAAAGTATTTAATGCGACAAAACGAAAAATTTAATCCGGTGTAGTCTGGAATCTTGAAATGGAAGATGTGTTTGAGCCATGTGATAGTGATTTCCCAGAATATTAATTAAAGCTGCCACAAGGAACTTTTAATTTTGTGTTTATCTttgcggtccctgtggacaaaagcggcAGTGATTCCGAGCACCAGATGTCCTTTTAGAAACCctaattttactgcagcagggtctgacagtcacACTGGGCCTCCAGCAGTATACTGGGCCTTTAGCAGCATGGTATCATTGTTGCCGAGCGGTGACCGGCAGAGCAGTGAGgtgaagctctgctcctggcaaGGGTAGGAGACACTGCGGCTAGGTGCAACAATCTACTCGTCCTGAGGCCCCGCTGGAGTCTCTGGGgaacctgcatgatttcatcTGATTTCGCACGGAATCTGACCCTCTGGCACCGATgacaagcattaagaataactacaggactgtctcagaaaattagaatattgtgataaagttctttattttctgtaatgcaattttaaaaaaacaaatgtcatgcattctggattcattacaaatcaactgaaatattgcaagccttttattcttttaatattgctgattatggcttacagcttaagaaaactcaaatatcctatctctaaatattagaatatttcctcagaccaagtaaaaaaaaaaaagatttataacagcaaaacaaaatcaaacatttgaaaatgtccattattGCACTCAGTACTTGGTTGGGAATCCTTTTGCACGGATTACTGCATCAATGCGGCGTGGCATGGAGGCAATCAGCCTGTGGCATTGCTGAGGTGTTatggatgcccaggatgcttcaatagcggcctttagctcatttgcattgttgggtctggtgtctttcagcttcctcttcacaatACCCCACACATTCTCTATGGGGTTCAGGTCAGGGGAATTGGCAGGCCAATCGAGGACAGTAATGCCATGGTCAGTACACCAGTTACTGGTGGTTCTGGCACTGTGGGCAGGTGCCAGAtcatgctggaaaatgaaatcctcATCTCCATAGAGCTTTTCAGCAGACAGAAGCATGTAGTGCTCTAAAATCTCTTGGTACACAGCTGCATTTACTCTggacttgatgaaacacagtggaccaacaccagcagctgacatggctccccaaaccatcactgactgtgggaacttcacactggatttcaagcaacttggattttgctcctctccagcctttctccagactctggcgccttgacttccaaatgaaatacaacacttgCTTTCGTCTGAAAAGAGGACTTTGGACCACTCTGCAACTGTCCGGTGCTTCTTTTCCATAGCCCAAGTCAGACGCTTCTTCC
Above is a genomic segment from Cyclopterus lumpus isolate fCycLum1 chromosome 6, fCycLum1.pri, whole genome shotgun sequence containing:
- the LOC117731787 gene encoding kelch domain-containing protein 10-like isoform X4 codes for the protein MFFRWVKYRRLGQVLASCRGHWTHNGSKKRARWLLARRIFSPSCPNLRIPNRFLREGHCVPHARSGHRCVADSTNLYVFGGFNPDFEEAGGSENEDYPLFRELWRFHFATATWQQIHTEGYMPTELASMSAVLHGNNLLVFGGTGIPFGENNGNDVHVCNVQYKGWNLLNCRGKKPNKIYGQAMVIINGYLYVFGGTTGYLYSTNLHRLDLTTREWTHLKPNNAPSDLPEERYRHELAHDGQRIYILGGGTSWTSYPMDKIHTYNLETNYWEEIATKPHEKIGYPAARRCHSCVQVKDEVFICGGYNGELILSDLWKINLQTFQWTKLPAAMPEPAYFHCAAVTPAGCMYVHGGVVNMSGNRRTGSLYKVWLVVPSLLELTWEKLLKTFPHLDQLSTLQLLSMGLTHTLIQRLK
- the LOC117731787 gene encoding kelch domain-containing protein 10-like isoform X3 encodes the protein MFFRWVKYRRLGQVLASCRGHWTHNGSKKRARWLLARRIFSPSCPNLRIPNRFLREGAERHCVPHARSGHRCVADSTNLYVFGGFNPDFEEAGGSENEDYPLFRELWRFHFATATWQQIHTEGYMPTELASMSAVLHGNNLLVFGGTGIPFGENNGNDVHVCNVQYKGWNLLNCRGKKPNKIYGQAMVIINGYLYVFGGTTGYLYSTNLHRLDLTTREWTHLKPNNAPSDLPEERYRHELAHDGQRIYILGGGTSWTSYPMDKIHTYNLETNYWEEIATKPHEKIGYPAARRCHSCVQVKDEVFICGGYNGELILSDLWKINLQTFQWTKLPAAMPEPAYFHCAAVTPAGCMYVHGGVVNMSGNRRTGSLYKVWLVVPSLLELTWEKLLKTFPHLDQLSTLQLLSMGLTHTLIQRLK